The Thermobifida halotolerans sequence CCATGAGCAGCGCGCCCAGGTTGGTGTAGCCGATGCCGAGCTGGCGGAAGGCGCGGGTGGTCTCGCCGATCTTCTCGGTGGGGAAGTCGGCGAAGGTGATGGAGATGTCCATCGCCGTGATGACCAGCTCGGTGAGCCGCTCGAAGTCCTCGACCCGGAAGGAGCCGTCCTCGTCGAGGAACTTCATCAGGTTGATGGAGGCCAGGTTGCAGGAGGAGTTGTCCAGGTGGACGTACTCGGAGCAGGGGTTGCTGGCGCTGATGCGGCCGCTTTCGGGGGTGGTGTGCCAGTCGTTGATGGTGTCGTCGTACTGGACGCCCGGGTCGGCGCACTCCCAGGCGGCCCTGGCCATCTTGTGGAACAGCTCCTTGGCCCTGACCGTGGCGACGGTCTCTCCGGTGGTGCGGGCGACCAGGCCGAAGTCGGAGTCGCTCTCGACCGCGCGCATGAAGGAGTCGGAGACCCGCACGGAGTTGTTGGCGTTCTGGTACTGGACGCTGACGATGTCGGCGCCGCCCAGGTCCACGTCGAACCCGGCGTCGCGCAGGGCGCGGATCTTGCGCTCCTCACGCGCCTTGCACTCGATGAACTCCTCGATGTCGGGGTGGTCGACGTCGAGGACGACCATCTTGGCCGCGCGCCGGGTGGCGCCGCCGGACTTGATCGTTCCGGCGGAGGCGTCGGCGCCGCGCATGAAGGAGACCGGACCGGAGGCGGTTCCGCCGGAGGAGAGCAGCTCCTTGCTGGAGCGGATGTGGGAGAGGTTCACGCCCGCGCCGGAGCCGCCCTTGAAGATGATCCCCTCTTCCTTGTACCAGTCGAGGATCGACTCCATGGTGTCGTCCACGGAGAGGATGAAGCAGGCGGAGACCTGGGCCTTCGACGAGGTGCCGACGTTGAACCAGACCGGGGAGTTGAAGCTGAACATCTGGTGGACGAGGGCGTGCTTGAGCTCGTGGTCGAAGATCTCGGCGTCCTCGTCGGTGGCGAAGTAGCCGTGCTCGCGGCCGGTCGCGGTGTAGGTGTTGACGACGCGGTCGACGAGCTGCTTGAGGCTCCACTCGCGCTGCGGGGTGCCCAGCGCGCCGCGGAAGTACTTGCTGGCCACGATCTGGGTGGCGTTCATCGACCAGCTCTTGGGGAACTCGACCCCGTTCTGCTGGAAGTTGACCGAGCCGTCGCGCCAGTTCGTCATGACGACGTCGCGGCGTTCCCACTCGACGGTGTCGTAGGGGTGGACTCCGGGCGTGGTGAAGACGCGCCGGATCTTCAGTCCCCTGCGTGGTTTCCTGCCTTTGCGCGTGGCAGAGCCGCTCACCGTCTCGGTCATCTCGCTCTGTTCCCCCTCTGTGAAAGGTGTACCCGAATGGCGGTCGCCGTCCGGTCCGCCGTTGGCCGCGGCGGCGCCGCTCTGTGGTTCTGGGCCGGTGGGACGCCGTGACGGCGTCGGTGGGTCATCCCTGCGAGGTGGTGCGCTCGGCGCGCAACTCCGCGATCTCGTGTTCGAAGTCCTCCAGGGACTCGAAGCTGCGGTAGACGCTCGCGAAGCGCAGGTAGGCGACCTCGTCGAGTTCACGCAGCGGCCCCAGGATGGCCAGTCCGATCTCGTGGGAGGGGACTTCGGCGGCTCCGCGGCCGCGGATGGCCTCCTCGACGCGCTGCCCGAGAACCGCGAGGGCGTCCTCGCTGACGGGGCGCCCCTGGCAGGCGCGTCGGACTCCGGCGATGATCTTGCCGCGGGAGAACGGTTCGGTGACTCCCGACCGCTTGGCGACCATGAGCAGCACGGTCTCCTGGGTGGTGAACCGCTTCTCGCAGGCCGGGCAGGAGCGACGGCGCCGGATCGCCGCGCCTTCCTCGGCGGCGCGGCTGTCGATCACCCGGGTGTCCTGGTTCTGGCAGAAGGGGCAGCGCACCGTCGCTCATCCTTCCCAGGTCATCACCGGAAAAACACAAATTGTGGATGCTCTCACCCACACAGGCACCAGATGTAGTGGTGGTTAACCTACGGCTTCGGCGATCCCGCACGCAACTCGGGCGGGGGCCGCTCGGCGTGTCGCAGACAGGGAGCGGACGGGCCTCCGGCGGGTCGTGGTGGTGGTTCCGCCGGGCTGCTCCGCGGTGAGCTGCGGGAACGCTCAGGGGGAGGGAAGTACGAGTTCCTGGCCGGGTTCGAGCACCGGTCCGGAGAGTCCGTTGATCTCGACGATCTCGTCCACGGTCTTGCGCGGGTCCTCCGAGGGCCGCGCCCGCTCGGCGATCTCCCAGAGCGTGTCCCCCTCGTCGACGACGACGGTGGGGGGCTGCTCGGGCAGGTGGAAGAAGTTCTCGGTGGAGGCGTCGGCGCTGGAGGCGCCCAGGGTCACGGCGATCAGGGAGAGGAGGCCGACCCCCGCCACGGCGGCCGCTCCGAGGAGGGAGAACAGGACCACCCTGCCGCGTCTGGTCAGCCGGGGCGGGCCGCCGGGGGCGGGACGGGCGGCCCTGTCGCGGCCGGGGGAGCCCAGTTCGGGAAGGTCGTCCAGCGCCCGGGGCGCCGACGCGGGGGCGTCCCATTCGGGGATCTCGCGGGACCAGTCGTAGAGGTTCGCCCCGGAACCGGCACGGGTGCGCGCAGCGCCTCCCGTGGAGCGGCGGGAGGAACGGCCGACTGCGGGTGGCGTGGAGGTGGGCGGCAGAGCGGATTCGGACATGGTCTTCCCCTTCGGGCCTCCGTCCGCTAGAACTGGCGTTCGATTACTACCGCATTCCGGGAAATTTTTCAGCACCATCTCGAACGTTTGTTTGATATTGCTTTGTGCAGGGACTAACGTGGAGTGTGTTTCGCTCCGGTAGAGCGCCGGTGTCGGTCATGTCACACCGCCGCACTCGACACTCGGAACGAGCACCGATGTCACAGCCAGCCGACAGTCCACGACCGAGGACACCGACCGCCGAGGAGGCCGGACGTGCCGGAGGAGAACCACGGAGCGCAGAAACCTCGCGCGGAGGAGAAGTCTTCCGTCTCCGCACTCCGCCCAGTCCGCACGGAGCCCGATTCCGCTCAGACCTCCGCAAAGGAGGCGGACGCCGCTCCGACACTCACCGACCGCCAGCGAAGTGTCCTGAACGTCATCCACCGCTACGTGCGTGAGCGCGGATACCCGCCGTCCATCCGGGAGATCGGTGACGCGGTGGGACTGTCCAGCCCCTCAAGTGTCGCGCACCAGTTGAAGGTGTTGCAACGCAAGGGCTACCTCCACCGCGACCAGAATCGCCCAAGGGCCGTGGAAATTCGCATTCCGGGCCAATCCCCCGTGCGTTCCCAGAACGAACTCGGCGACGTGCCGGGCGCGGACTCCCCCGGCACGGTCGACATCCCGCTTCTGGGGCGCATCGCAGCAGGTGGTCCGATCCTGGCCGAGGAGTACGTCGAGGACGTCCTCAACCTGCCCCGCCAGCTTGTCGGCGAGGGAGCGCTGTTCATGCTCACCGTCGTGGGCGACTCGATGGTCGACGCCGCCATCACCGATGGTGACCTGGTGGTTGTCCGGCAGCAGCCCGACGCCAACAACGGTGACATCGTGGCCGCGCTGCTGGGCGACGAGGCCACGGTCAAGGTCTTCAAGCGTGACGGAGAACACGTCTGGCTGCTGCCCCGTAACAGCGCCTACGAGCCGATCAACGGCGATTCCGCGACCATCCTGGGCAAGGTCGTCACCGTGCTCCGCAAGGTATAACGACTTCGCTTCGGTTCGGTACGGTCCCGTGATCCGCACCGGAAACGGCGGCCTGAACCCCCGTCTCGTGGCGTCGCCGCCGGGAAGCCAGGAGCACGGCGAGGCCTTCCGGGAGTCCGGGGCGGGCCGCCACCGGTCGGCGGAACAGTGACCGGCGCGCGCAGCGCCCCGCCGCCGCGGACAGTCCGACAAAGAGCAATCCCGCACCACGGGTCCCGAGCCCGTGGTGCGGGATTGCTCTCACTGCGCGGGAGGAGACGCGGCCGGATCGGTCGCCTCGCGCGTCGGCCCGCTCCGCCGCCGACTTCCCTCGGGTGCGGCTCCCCGCAGCGGTGTCCCAACTCCGGTCCGGAACGCGGCCCCGGACCGGAGGAGGACTACCGGTAGTCGCCCTGCGCGATCACGTCCAGGGTGGCGCGGGCCAGGTTCTCGGCCTCCTCGATCGCCTTGGTCTCGGGCAGCGGCCTCCCTCCGCTCATCTCGTCGTAGCAGGAGGCGAGGGAGAGGTTCTCCAGGTAGGTGGCCACACATCCGACCTCGTTCTCGGTGTCGTACCAGGACACGGCGCCGTCCCCGAGCCCGGTGACCGTCTCCGTGGAGTAGTCGCCGGAGTACAGTTCCAGATCCCGGTCGGTGTCGTACCGAAGCGGGTCGTTGACCACGATCGTGAGGAGGTAGTAGTTGCCGTCACCGGAGGAGTTGGCGTTGGTCCAGGTGCAGTGGTAGCCCTCCCACCAGTCGTCGCCCTCGGTGTCGACGTCCTCGACCTTCAGGCTGTGTCCGGGGACGAGGCGGTCCAGTTCGTCGTGCTCGGCGACGGCGCACTCCGGGAGGGTGGTGAAGTCTCCCTGCGGGGCCGGTGTGGCCGACTCCTCCGGCTCCCGGCTCCCCTCGTCCTCGGGTTCCCGGGTCTGTCCGGCCACGGGGGACTGCCCGTCGCTGTTCTGCTCGTCGCCTCCCCGGAGGGCGAACACCACGATGAGCCCCGCCACCGCCAGGACCGCGGCGGCGCCCCCGATGACGCCGGCGATCAGGCAGCCGTTGGTCTTCCTCGGCGGGGGCGGATAGCCTCCCGCCCCGTACTGGGGGGTGAACTGCTGCTGACCGTAGGGGGGTTGCGGAGAACCGTACGGCTGACCGTACGGGGGCTGCGGGCCACCGGGGGGAGGCTGTTGGGTCATTGGGTTGTCCTCGCTGGATGAATCGGCGGATGATCCGCGTGGTTGACGGTGCGGGGCGGTCCGGTGTCCTCGCGGGGCGTCGGCCGCGCAGGGGCGGACTCAGTCCTGTTCGAGGGAGGCCACGATCTCGCGCGCCACGGTCAGGGCTCCCTCCACGGCCTCGTTCTCGGCGACCTCCCGGCTCGCGGCGAAGTCGGTGCTGGCCTCGTAGCAGGTGGAGACCATGAGGTTGGACAGCCGCACCGCCACGCACCCGTGCAGCGTCGTGGTGTCGTACCACTGGACGGCCTCGTCTCCCAGGTCCTCGACGGTGCGCACCGAGTTCCCCTCGGGTTCGCGCCCCAGGTCCGCCTGGGCCGAGGTCTCCCCGCTGAAGCCCGGACGGTTGCCGCTGCGGACGAACGCCACACTCACACTGGAGGGGAGTCCGGCGGACTCCTGCGTGGTGGTCCACCGGCACTGGTTGCCGTCCCACCAGTCGGCTCCTCCGGTGTCGATCGGGGCGTCGAGATCGACCTGGTATCCCTTGACGAGTCCGTCGAGGACCCCGCTGTCCTCGACCAGAGCACACTCGGGAGCGGCCGAGTACTCGCCCCCGGGGCCCCGCAGCCAGAGGAGGAATCCGATCCCGCCGCCTCCCAGAAGCAGCAGGACGAGCACCGCGCTGACCAGAACGGCCACGGCGCAACCGCGTCCGCTCCTGGGCGGTGCGTCCTGGGGGGCTGCGAACCCGCCGTAGGGCGGCTGGACCATGGGGTTCCCTTCGTCTGTCACCTGTCGGCGCGGTCACCGACGGCATCGAGCCAACGGCATCGAGCCAACGGTACTAGCCGGTTCGGACACCTTGTCCGGACAGGCGGACCGGCCACCGGACTGACACGGTCCAACAGATAAGAAGCCGCTCGCCGCCGCAAAGTTCGCACCAACCGCAAAGGCTCGTCCGCCACCGGCAGCCTTCCGGAGCCGGG is a genomic window containing:
- the nrdR gene encoding transcriptional regulator NrdR codes for the protein MRCPFCQNQDTRVIDSRAAEEGAAIRRRRSCPACEKRFTTQETVLLMVAKRSGVTEPFSRGKIIAGVRRACQGRPVSEDALAVLGQRVEEAIRGRGAAEVPSHEIGLAILGPLRELDEVAYLRFASVYRSFESLEDFEHEIAELRAERTTSQG
- a CDS encoding LysM peptidoglycan-binding domain-containing protein, translating into MSESALPPTSTPPAVGRSSRRSTGGAARTRAGSGANLYDWSREIPEWDAPASAPRALDDLPELGSPGRDRAARPAPGGPPRLTRRGRVVLFSLLGAAAVAGVGLLSLIAVTLGASSADASTENFFHLPEQPPTVVVDEGDTLWEIAERARPSEDPRKTVDEIVEINGLSGPVLEPGQELVLPSP
- the lexA gene encoding transcriptional repressor LexA, with the translated sequence MPEENHGAQKPRAEEKSSVSALRPVRTEPDSAQTSAKEADAAPTLTDRQRSVLNVIHRYVRERGYPPSIREIGDAVGLSSPSSVAHQLKVLQRKGYLHRDQNRPRAVEIRIPGQSPVRSQNELGDVPGADSPGTVDIPLLGRIAAGGPILAEEYVEDVLNLPRQLVGEGALFMLTVVGDSMVDAAITDGDLVVVRQQPDANNGDIVAALLGDEATVKVFKRDGEHVWLLPRNSAYEPINGDSATILGKVVTVLRKV